In Candidatus Tanganyikabacteria bacterium, one genomic interval encodes:
- a CDS encoding iron transporter: protein ELIVDVAYPTHGLKLTIRTRKGAPGTAGPPPRVIAVRKDLGGAAITMLPPLGGHYGGNIALPGKGAYRLLVRLQDPSGKRQTAKFDITY from the coding sequence CGAGTTGATCGTCGACGTCGCCTACCCGACGCACGGCCTCAAGCTGACCATCCGGACCAGGAAGGGAGCCCCGGGCACGGCGGGTCCGCCGCCGCGGGTCATCGCCGTCCGCAAGGATCTCGGCGGCGCCGCCATCACCATGCTTCCGCCGCTGGGCGGCCATTACGGGGGCAACATCGCGCTGCCCGGCAAGGGAGCCTACCGGCTGCTCGTCAGGCTGCAGGATCCGAGCGGCAAGCGGCAGACCGCGAAGTTCGACATCACCTACTGA